A window of Garra rufa chromosome 16, GarRuf1.0, whole genome shotgun sequence contains these coding sequences:
- the myoz3a gene encoding myozenin-2 produces MQTAHNNLTKQRQQQAMILSREAKGGLNLGKKISVPRDVMMEELNLNTNRGSIMFQERQKRVERYTLENSADAHTITYNNFEQNQMQDQNHMMTDMQGGKENLLYPVAGKQSLVNTLKNTVAKKGSPNVLAPGYSGPLREIPREKFNATVIPKSYCSPWREALGGNEELLSSFNAQVEEPAQKLPPANYRCFNRAAVPFGGPVRSQRVIPVIGFEALEPPNLPGMTLATVSKRRDFNRAPRGWGLEYSPESNDL; encoded by the exons ATGCAGACGGCACATAATAATCTCACCAAACAGAGACAGCAGCAGGCCATGATCCTGAGCAGAGAAGCAAAGGGAG GTCTGAACCTCGGGAAGAAGATCAGCGTTCCTAGGGATGTGATGATGGAGGAGCTCAACCTGAACACCAACAGAGGATCCATCATGTTTCAGGAGCGCCAGAAGAGAGTGGAAAGATATACGCTGGAGAACTCAGCAGACGCTCACACCATCACATAT AACAACTTTGAACAGAATCAAATGCAGGACCAGAACCACATGATGACAGACATGCAGGGAGGGAAAGAAAACCTGCTGTATCCAGTGGCCGGTAAACAAAGCCTCGTCAACACCCTGAAGAACACAGTGGCCAAGAAAGGAAGCCCAAATGTCCTGGCACCAG GCTACTCTGGTCCGCTGAGAGAGATCCCTCGAGAGAAATTCAACGCCACGGTGATCCCGAAGTCGTATTGTTCACCGTGGCGGGAAGCCCTGGGAGGAAATGAAGAGCTTTTGTCTTCATTCAACGCTCAGGTAGAGGAACCGGCGCAGAAACTCCCGCCAGCGAACTACAGGTGCTTTAACAG AGCTGCGGTGCCATTTGGAGGTCCTGTGCGCAGTCAGAGGGTGATTCCTGTTATTGGGTTTGAAGCTCTGGAGCCTCCAAATCTTCCTGGCATGACCTTGGCCACCGTGTCCAAACGACGCGACTTCAACAGAGCCCCGCGGGGATGGGGCCTGGAATACTCGCCCGAGTCAAATGACCTGTGA